One region of Carya illinoinensis cultivar Pawnee chromosome 8, C.illinoinensisPawnee_v1, whole genome shotgun sequence genomic DNA includes:
- the LOC122318044 gene encoding probable rhamnogalacturonate lyase B codes for MPAGVQLHIKDSLVTMDNGILQVTLSNPDGIVTGIKYNGIDNLLEVLDEEVNRGYWDLVWSETGSTGTTGTFDVIKGTSFRVVVEKKEQVEISFKRLWDPSLQGKFVPLNIDKRFIMLRNSPGFYTYAIYDHLKEWPPFNLPQTRIVFKLRKDKFHYMAIADNRQRFMPLPDDRLPERGEPLATPEAVLLVDPVEPEFKGEVDDKYQYSCENKDLKVHGWICTDPPVGFWQITPSSEFRSGGPIKQNLTSHVGPFNLAMFLSAHYGGEDLVLKLKPNEPWKKVFGPIFMYLNSKSRDDHASHDPFSLWEDAKKRMKIEVESWPYHFPASEDFPSSDQRGRVSGRLHIRDRHASDECIPANLAYVGLAPPGELGSWQTECKGYQFWTVADARGHFSINHIRSGDYNLYAWIPGIIGDYRRDVVITITEGCDINLGDLIFKPPRDGPTMWEIGIPNCSAAEFYIPDPNPKYINKLYVNHPDRFRQYGLWERYADLYPNGDLVYRVGVNDYRKDWFFAQVTRKVDDDTYQGTTWQIKFQLHRVDTIGVYKLRLALATVNDSELQVRVNDPPEANPPTFTTGVIGHDNTIARHGIHGLYRLYNVEVPGALLLIGDNTIFLTQTSVTGPLQGIMYDYIRFEGPPS; via the exons ATGCCTGCGGGGGTGCAATTGCATATTAAGGACAGCCTT GTGACGATGGATAACGGTATACTCCAAGTAACATTATCAAATCCAGATGGAATTGTGACTGGGATTAAATATAATGGCATCGACAATTTGCTTGAAGTTCTCGACGAGGAGGTCAATAGAGG GTACTGGGACCTTGTCTGGAGTGAAACCGGAAGTACAGGAACAACGGGTACATTCGATGT GATCAAAGGAACAAGTTTTAGGGTTGTAgtagaaaagaaagaacaagtAGAGATCTCATTCAAAAGGTTATGGGATCCCTCGCTTCAGGGAAAGTTCGTCCCCTTAAATATAGACAAAAG GTTTATAATGCTACGTAATTCCCCGGGCTTCTATACCTACGCCATCTACGATCACTTAAAGGAATGGCCTCCTTTCAACCTCCCACAGACCAGGATTGTCTTCAAACTCAGAAAAGACAA gtTTCACTACATGGCAATAGCGGACAACAGACAAAGATTCATGCCTCTTCCGGACGATCGGTTACCAGAAAGAGGTGAACCTCTGGCTACACCAGAAGCAGTCTTGCTCGTTGATCCTGTGGAGCCGGAGTTCAAGGGAGAG GTGGATGACAAGTACCAGTATTCATGTGAGAACAAAGATCTTAAGGTCCATGGATGGATCTGCACCGACCCGCCCGTGGGATTCTGGCAAATCACACCTAGTAGTGAGTTTCGATCGGGTGGACCCATCAAACAGAACTTGACTTCCCATGTGGGGCCCTTCAACCTTGCT ATGTTTCTCAGTGCTCATTATGGAGGAGAGGATCTTGTGCTCAAACTGAAGCCCAACGAGCCATGGAAGAAAGTTTTTGGCCCCATCTTCATGTACCTTAATTCTAAGTCGAGAGATGATCATGCAAGTCATGACCCATTTTCCCTTTGGGAAGATGCTAAAAAACGA ATGAAGATTGAAGTTGAAAGCTGGCCCTACCATTTTCCAGCTTCCGAGGATTTTCCATCATCTGATCAAAGGGGCAGGGTCAGTGGTAGATTGCATATTCGAGACAG GCATGCAAGTGACGAGTGCATTCCCGCAAACTTGGCTTACGTTGGCTTGGCACCACCTGGAGAGCTTGGATCCTGGCAAACAGAATGCAag GGTTACCAATTTTGGACCGTGGCAGATGCACGTGGCCATTTCTCTATTAATCACATACGAAGTGGCGATTACAATCTTTATGCATGGATTCCTGGAATTATTGGTGACTATAGGCGTGATGTTGTCATTACCATAACTGAAG gTTGTGATATTAACTTGGGAGACCTAATATTTAAGCCACCAAGAGATGGTCCTACAATGTGGGAAATAGGGATTCCAAATTGCTCTGCTGCTGAATTCTACATCCCCGATCCTAATCCAAAGTATATCAATAAGCTTTATGTGAATCATCCCGAcag GTTTAGACAATATGGATTGTGGGAAAGATATGCAGATCTATATCCAAATGGAGATTTGGTTTACAGAGTGGGCGTTAATGATTATAGAAAAGACTGGTTTTTTGCTCAGGTTACCAG GAAAGTAGATGATGACACATATCAAGGAACCACATGGCAAATCAAGTTCCAACTTCACCGAGTAGATACAATTGGAGTCTATAAACTGCGATTAgcacttgcaacagtgaatgaCTCTGAATTACAG GTTCGGGTAAACGATCCTCCTGAAGCAAATCCTCCCACGTTTACAACTGGAGTAATTGGGCATGACAACACAATTGCCAGGCATGGAATCCATGGACTGTATAGGCTGTACAACGTTGAAGTACCAGGAGCTTTGCTCCTGATTGGGGACAATACCATTTTCCTTACACAAACATCGGTCACCGGCCCTCTTCAAGGGATTATGTATGACTACATTCGTTTTGAAGGCCCACCTTCCTAG